A genomic region of Zea mays cultivar B73 chromosome 6, Zm-B73-REFERENCE-NAM-5.0, whole genome shotgun sequence contains the following coding sequences:
- the LOC100278231 gene encoding uncharacterized protein LOC100278231 precursor, which yields MERHAEKPLLVLPSCLLFLVLLLAPLVSAVPTPRSLRLGSHQQHPPPALKLSYSQDTTAIAAAMMKNTGRPTARVDVEVNDYQPSGPNNRHDPPKGPGRP from the exons ATGGAGCGCCACGCCGAGAAGCCGCTCCTCGTGCTGCCCTCCTGCCTCCTCTTCCTTGTCCTCCTCCTCGCCCCGCTCGTCTCCGCCGTCCCCACGCCAA GAAGCCTGCGCCTGGGGAGCCACCAGCAGCACCCGCCGCCGGCTCTGAAGCTCAGTTACTCTCAG GACACGACGGCGATCGCGGCGGCGATGATGAAAAACACGGGCAGGCCGACGGCGAGGGTGGACGTGGAGGTGAACGACTACCAGCCGTCCGGCCCCAACAACCGCCACGACCCACCCAAGGGTCCCGGAAGACCTTGA